In the Methylophilus sp. 5 genome, one interval contains:
- the hscB gene encoding Fe-S protein assembly co-chaperone HscB: protein MQNYFALFQLPQQFELDVTLLDAQYRKLQAEVHPDKFVNASPAERMQSMQMATYVNEAYQALKQPTSRARYLLQLQGIATDEENNTAMPGDFLMAQMEWREAMDDARVGKDIAALDALLKEMRAQAKALQQQVANEIVAAPVQAALTVRKLRFIDKVSEDVNQLIAQLEE, encoded by the coding sequence GACCTTGCTGGATGCCCAGTACCGCAAATTGCAAGCTGAAGTGCACCCGGACAAATTTGTGAATGCGTCGCCAGCTGAGCGCATGCAATCCATGCAAATGGCAACCTACGTCAACGAAGCTTACCAAGCGCTCAAGCAGCCTACATCCCGCGCCCGCTATTTGTTGCAACTACAAGGCATTGCCACCGATGAAGAAAATAACACGGCCATGCCGGGTGATTTTTTAATGGCGCAAATGGAGTGGCGTGAGGCCATGGATGACGCCAGGGTTGGCAAAGATATTGCCGCGCTAGATGCATTGTTAAAAGAAATGCGCGCACAAGCGAAAGCCTTGCAGCAGCAGGTGGCTAATGAAATTGTGGCTGCGCCAGTACAAGCAGCGCTGACGGTGCGCAAGTTGCGGTTTATTGATAAAGTAAGTGAAGATGTGAATCAACTGATCGCTCAGTTGGAAGAATAG
- the hscA gene encoding Fe-S protein assembly chaperone HscA yields the protein MALLQISEPGHSPAPHQHKLAVGIDLGTTNSLVATVRSGMSTVLHDEHGHALLPSVVRYLQEAVIVGHEAQAAQSLDPVNTIVSVKRFMGRALHDITDRAHIPYHFVENDSSQGILEINTRAGLKSPVEISADILKTLKTRAEKALGGELTGAVITVPAYFDDAQRQATKDAARLAGLHVLRLLNEPTAAAVAYGLDNAAEGVYVIYDLGGGTFDISILRLSKGVFEVLATNGDSALGGDDFDHRIFCWVLDQVRSKTADFKPLSEEDTRLLLTKARQAKEWLTDNHEANIVCKLSSGALVDETLSVAQFVTLTEHLVIKTLSPTRKAMRDAGLTINEIKGVVLVGGATRMPHIRHAVQAFFEQEPLTNLDPDKVVALGAAIQANVLAGNRSDDELLLLDITPLSLGLETMGGLVEKVIPRNSTLPIARAQDFTTYKDGQTAMAIHVVQGERELVSDNRSLARFELRGIPPMAAGAARIRVTFQVDADGLLSVSAREQTNGVEANITVKPSYGLNEDQITHMLKDSFGAAESDKAARMLREAVVDAQRLIEAIEAALTEDGNTLLSADERQQIHSHIDALLALCQGTDSHAVKQASEALNHATEAFAAKRMDASVQKALAGKNLDSLEL from the coding sequence ATGGCCTTATTACAGATTTCCGAACCTGGACATTCCCCCGCGCCGCATCAGCATAAACTGGCGGTCGGCATTGATTTGGGCACTACCAACTCGCTGGTTGCCACCGTGCGTAGCGGCATGAGCACTGTGTTGCATGACGAGCACGGCCACGCCCTGCTGCCTTCTGTGGTGCGTTATTTGCAAGAGGCCGTCATTGTCGGCCACGAAGCACAGGCCGCGCAAAGCTTAGACCCGGTGAATACCATCGTCTCGGTCAAACGTTTTATGGGCCGCGCCTTGCACGACATTACCGATAGAGCGCATATCCCCTATCATTTTGTCGAGAATGACAGTTCGCAAGGCATCCTCGAAATTAACACGCGGGCTGGCTTAAAAAGCCCGGTCGAGATTTCTGCCGACATTTTAAAAACATTGAAAACACGTGCCGAAAAAGCGCTCGGTGGCGAACTCACTGGTGCCGTCATTACCGTGCCCGCTTACTTTGATGATGCCCAGCGCCAGGCAACCAAAGATGCTGCGCGGCTGGCAGGCTTGCATGTGTTGCGCCTGCTCAATGAGCCAACCGCAGCAGCCGTGGCCTATGGCCTGGATAACGCAGCCGAAGGCGTATATGTCATCTACGATCTGGGCGGCGGCACCTTTGATATTTCTATTTTGCGCCTGAGCAAAGGCGTGTTTGAGGTATTGGCCACCAATGGTGACTCAGCATTGGGTGGCGATGACTTTGACCACCGTATTTTTTGCTGGGTGCTTGATCAGGTGCGCAGCAAAACCGCTGACTTTAAGCCGCTTAGCGAAGAAGATACGCGCTTACTGCTGACCAAAGCACGCCAGGCCAAAGAGTGGCTGACAGACAACCATGAAGCGAATATCGTCTGCAAGCTAAGTAGCGGTGCCCTGGTAGATGAAACCCTGTCGGTGGCACAGTTTGTGACGCTGACCGAACATCTGGTGATTAAAACCTTAAGCCCGACACGTAAAGCCATGCGTGATGCTGGGTTAACCATCAATGAGATTAAAGGCGTGGTGCTGGTTGGCGGCGCCACGCGTATGCCGCATATCCGCCATGCCGTACAAGCCTTTTTTGAGCAAGAGCCACTCACCAACCTCGACCCGGACAAAGTCGTGGCCCTGGGCGCTGCCATACAAGCCAATGTGCTGGCAGGCAACCGCAGTGATGATGAGTTACTGTTACTCGACATCACGCCGCTGTCGCTGGGCCTGGAAACCATGGGTGGATTAGTTGAAAAAGTGATTCCGCGTAACTCAACGTTGCCGATTGCGCGCGCGCAAGACTTTACTACTTATAAAGACGGCCAAACAGCGATGGCGATTCATGTTGTGCAAGGCGAGCGCGAGCTGGTCAGTGACAATCGGTCGCTGGCGCGGTTTGAGCTGCGCGGTATCCCACCGATGGCGGCGGGTGCTGCACGTATTCGTGTCACCTTTCAAGTCGATGCCGACGGCCTGTTGTCTGTGAGTGCGCGCGAGCAAACCAATGGCGTTGAGGCGAATATCACGGTGAAACCGTCTTACGGCTTGAACGAAGACCAGATCACCCACATGTTAAAAGACTCATTTGGCGCAGCCGAGAGCGATAAAGCCGCGCGCATGCTGCGTGAAGCCGTCGTTGATGCGCAACGCCTGATTGAAGCGATTGAAGCCGCCCTCACTGAAGATGGTAACACACTGCTGAGTGCCGACGAACGTCAACAGATACACAGCCATATCGACGCCCTGCTGGCTTTATGCCAAGGCACAGATAGCCATGCGGTTAAACAAGCGAGTGAGGCACTCAACCATGCCACAGAGGCCTTTGCCGCCAAACGCATGGATGCCTCGGTACAAAAGGCCCTCGCGGGCAAAAACCTGGATTCACTGGAACTCTAA
- the fdx gene encoding ISC system 2Fe-2S type ferredoxin has protein sequence MPKITVLPHADICPQGAVIEAEPGTSICDALLKHDIDIDNACGGVCACTTCHVVIREGFKSLNEIEEDEDDMLDRAWGLTPQSRLSCQAIMQQTDVTVEIPKYSINLAKEGHH, from the coding sequence ATGCCAAAAATTACTGTACTGCCCCATGCCGACATCTGCCCACAAGGGGCGGTGATTGAGGCCGAACCAGGCACCTCGATTTGTGATGCTTTGTTAAAACACGATATTGATATTGATAATGCCTGCGGCGGTGTCTGTGCCTGTACCACTTGTCATGTGGTGATACGTGAGGGCTTTAAAAGCCTGAATGAAATTGAAGAAGATGAAGATGACATGCTGGATCGCGCCTGGGGCCTGACACCGCAGTCACGCCTGTCTTGCCAGGCGATTATGCAACAAACAGATGTGACGGTAGAGATTCCTAAATACAGTATTAACCTGGCTAAAGAAGGCCATCATTAA
- a CDS encoding carbonic anhydrase → MYKHPLLDRDKMTAREALDILIEGNHRFTNDREQDKDFKSLIQITKDKQHPFSSFLSCSDSRAPVELLFDQALGDVFSVRLAGNIASDKAIGSLEFGSKYLGSKLIVVMGHTSCGAVKAACDDFKDGHIGEIINLIKPSIRHEKTITDPAQRNSKNSDFVEKICALNVKYQIDTIIRCSDIIDDMLQTKQIGIVGAVYDISNGKVDFLEETFIG, encoded by the coding sequence ATGTACAAGCACCCATTACTGGACCGCGACAAAATGACTGCGCGTGAAGCACTGGATATTTTGATTGAAGGTAATCACCGTTTCACTAATGATCGCGAGCAGGACAAAGACTTTAAGTCACTGATTCAGATCACCAAAGACAAGCAACACCCGTTTTCTTCATTTTTAAGCTGCAGTGATTCACGTGCGCCAGTCGAGTTGTTATTTGATCAGGCACTGGGTGATGTATTCAGCGTGCGCCTGGCTGGTAATATTGCTTCAGACAAAGCCATCGGCAGCCTGGAATTTGGCAGCAAGTATTTAGGCAGTAAACTGATTGTGGTCATGGGCCACACTTCTTGTGGCGCGGTGAAAGCTGCGTGTGATGACTTTAAAGATGGCCATATTGGCGAGATTATCAACCTGATCAAGCCATCTATCCGTCATGAAAAAACCATTACTGATCCGGCACAGCGCAATTCTAAAAACAGTGATTTTGTAGAGAAAATTTGCGCATTAAACGTGAAATATCAGATTGATACCATTATTCGCTGCAGTGACATTATTGATGATATGTTGCAAACCAAGCAGATCGGTATTGTCGGCGCGGTCTACGATATTTCAAATGGTAAAGTAGATTTTCTGGAAGAGACTTTTATTGGCTAA
- a CDS encoding SulP family inorganic anion transporter, with translation MSTSVQGSSSLDLFKHINRDLPASIVVFFVALPLCLGIALASGAPLFSGVIAGIIGGIVVGLASGSQLGVSGPAAGLAVIVMAAIGNLGSYEVFLAAVVLAGVFQFLLGQFKAGFIAYFVPSSVITGMLTGIGLLIILKQIPHAFGYDADYEGDESFDAFAGHDTFSDILQAWNLLTPGAVLIAAVSFVILILWDTVLTKKHRLFQLLQGPIVVVLVGILFNVAFMRGWLNFSLGEDQIVRLPVASSLGEFASFFTHPDFSQITQPLVIKTALVMAIVASLETLLCVEATDKLDVLKRVTPTNKELKAQGLGNIVSGLIGGLPITQVIVRSSANVTFGAQTKLSAILHGFWLLLSAITIASFLNLIPLASLATILIMVGYKLAKPNLFKQMYQLGWEQFIPFMVTIIAIVFTDLLTGIGLGLVVAVFFTLHHSYRNSHYIKQTRSTRDGKEVYELVLAEEVSFFNKASILEVLEAIPPNSKVVIDCSNSKAIAYDVVEFIHGYQQHAKLKNIDVETIDFKPPQHMLGH, from the coding sequence ATGTCAACCTCTGTGCAGGGGTCTAGCTCGCTAGACTTGTTTAAGCATATCAATCGAGACTTACCGGCCTCTATTGTCGTGTTTTTTGTGGCACTGCCACTTTGTTTGGGCATTGCGCTGGCGTCTGGCGCGCCTTTATTTTCGGGCGTGATTGCCGGGATTATCGGCGGCATCGTCGTTGGTTTGGCTAGCGGCTCGCAACTGGGCGTGAGTGGCCCGGCAGCTGGTTTGGCAGTGATTGTCATGGCCGCCATTGGCAACCTGGGTTCTTACGAGGTTTTTCTGGCGGCGGTGGTACTGGCTGGCGTGTTCCAGTTTTTGCTCGGGCAGTTTAAGGCAGGCTTTATTGCCTATTTTGTACCTTCTTCGGTCATCACCGGCATGCTCACAGGCATCGGCTTGCTGATTATCCTGAAACAGATCCCGCATGCCTTTGGTTACGATGCCGACTACGAGGGCGATGAATCATTCGATGCATTTGCCGGGCACGATACTTTCAGTGATATTTTGCAGGCGTGGAATTTATTAACGCCAGGGGCGGTATTGATCGCAGCGGTGTCATTTGTGATTCTGATTCTATGGGATACCGTGCTGACCAAAAAACACAGGTTGTTCCAGCTGCTGCAAGGGCCGATTGTGGTGGTGTTAGTCGGTATTTTATTCAATGTCGCCTTTATGCGCGGTTGGTTGAATTTTTCACTGGGTGAAGATCAAATCGTGCGCTTGCCTGTGGCAAGCAGCCTGGGCGAGTTTGCCAGCTTCTTTACGCATCCTGATTTTAGCCAGATTACGCAGCCACTGGTGATTAAAACCGCGCTGGTGATGGCGATTGTAGCGAGTCTGGAAACACTGCTATGTGTGGAAGCCACCGATAAACTCGATGTGCTAAAACGCGTGACGCCAACCAATAAAGAACTCAAGGCACAAGGGCTGGGTAATATTGTGTCTGGCTTGATTGGTGGCTTGCCCATTACTCAAGTGATTGTGCGCAGCAGTGCCAACGTCACGTTTGGGGCGCAAACTAAATTGTCTGCCATTTTGCATGGTTTCTGGTTACTGCTGAGCGCCATTACCATCGCCAGTTTCCTCAATCTGATTCCTTTGGCGAGCCTGGCCACTATTCTGATTATGGTGGGTTACAAGCTGGCAAAACCTAATTTGTTCAAGCAGATGTATCAATTGGGCTGGGAGCAGTTTATTCCGTTTATGGTGACCATCATCGCCATTGTGTTTACCGATTTACTAACAGGCATCGGCTTGGGGCTGGTTGTTGCGGTATTTTTTACCTTACACCATAGCTACCGCAACTCCCACTACATCAAGCAAACCCGCTCTACCAGAGACGGCAAAGAAGTGTATGAGTTGGTGCTGGCGGAAGAGGTCTCGTTTTTTAACAAGGCCAGTATTCTTGAGGTATTAGAGGCGATTCCACCCAATAGCAAGGTGGTGATTGATTGCTCCAACAGCAAAGCAATCGCTTATGATGTCGTCGAATTTATTCACGGCTATCAGCAGCATGCCAAACTGAAAAATATTGATGTAGAAACCATTGATTTCAAACCGCCGCAGCATATGCTCGGACATTAA
- a CDS encoding LuxR C-terminal-related transcriptional regulator, with translation MPNDSPPATESAFALRSALKQTQVQIAHDRLFERLGQKLFSHGWSQELMQWLLDEVCMQFGAPHGLISQQHAGALKILAQRGKTFPIGARVPMLGALAQWLKEPIHFEVHKQFVPSLWTLQTSTDPTALHCYHLPIACQQRAVGLLALITGNPLSAGNLQVLHSLCGLLGFALQGQAQANHVIDDSYLQKLTPREREVFALLPSGPSNAALAQKLGISPGTVKIHIERILSKLDLNDRTQAAVKAVEAGFKSDGL, from the coding sequence ATGCCGAACGACAGCCCCCCAGCCACAGAAAGCGCTTTTGCCTTACGCAGTGCGCTCAAGCAAACACAAGTGCAAATCGCACATGACAGGTTATTTGAACGCCTCGGGCAAAAATTGTTCAGTCACGGCTGGTCACAAGAGTTGATGCAATGGCTGCTGGATGAAGTCTGCATGCAATTTGGCGCCCCCCACGGGCTGATTAGCCAGCAACATGCTGGCGCATTAAAAATACTCGCGCAGCGCGGCAAAACCTTCCCGATTGGCGCCCGCGTACCCATGCTGGGCGCACTGGCACAATGGCTTAAAGAACCTATCCACTTTGAGGTGCATAAACAATTTGTGCCCAGCCTGTGGACGCTGCAAACCAGCACCGACCCCACAGCCCTCCATTGTTACCACCTGCCCATTGCTTGTCAGCAGCGCGCCGTTGGTTTGCTGGCGCTGATCACCGGTAACCCGTTAAGCGCGGGCAATTTGCAAGTGTTGCATAGCCTGTGCGGCTTGCTGGGGTTCGCCTTACAAGGCCAGGCTCAGGCCAATCACGTGATTGATGACAGTTATCTGCAAAAACTCACGCCACGTGAGCGTGAAGTATTTGCTTTGTTGCCTTCTGGCCCCAGTAACGCAGCACTGGCGCAAAAGCTGGGCATTTCACCCGGCACGGTTAAAATCCATATTGAGCGCATTTTAAGCAAACTGGACTTAAACGACCGCACACAAGCCGCGGTGAAGGCCGTTGAAGCCGGGTTTAAAAGTGACGGGCTATGA
- a CDS encoding ATP-binding protein, with protein MFKPMAQITGRLNHLWQDLSLTTKGIVLNALPLTVLLASLALIFESEQQAALLERRVQNALQIQQDIQTLQTLLLEASTGVRDFLLTGNRQFLAGYESARQSMPHLLSSLEHNLDDRSQQHLLQVIHPLVEKNLDDLAILASHSEDEADEALIGKFSSQGKALNQLRAHLNRMSLRESAIVNQDKKEVIYERKRNLRITLMAVIAGVVGSLIGVWLFTQTIVARVKTIRDSAIHLVKGEPLALPSISRDELGELTSELEHASQLLTQSAQEAHLARVDAEEASAAKSNFLSRTSHELRTPLNAILGFAQILENDLPEGRQKDSATLIHNAGQHLLKLINEVLDISRIESGDISMAMEVIALNNLLEEAYHYLKPLEKVRDITIEKHFEPGLNVRADRQRLLQVILNLLANALKYGPENTSVTVSAYRQHGQIRVDVQDQGQGIPAALRSRLFTPFDRLGAERTVTEGTGLGLVLSKQLMDAMGGQIGVAEDQSLFWISLPESEQAAQHPAQHTDTGTEIKIQAAATASQSVKRHILYVEDNHSNQALIEAIMSKHRHLKLHLAASLQESMVWLRDMQPDLLLLDLNLPDGSGESLIQHIQSSRSDLQATPIVILSADALPETMQRLNALGITHYFTKPLNVAAFNQLLLKLLPETP; from the coding sequence ATGTTTAAGCCCATGGCACAGATCACCGGCCGCCTGAATCACTTGTGGCAGGACTTATCGCTGACCACCAAAGGCATTGTCCTCAATGCCTTGCCACTCACCGTATTGCTCGCTTCATTGGCGCTGATTTTTGAGAGTGAGCAACAAGCTGCCCTGCTGGAAAGACGCGTGCAAAATGCCCTGCAAATCCAGCAAGACATTCAAACCCTGCAAACCTTGTTGCTGGAAGCCTCAACCGGCGTGCGTGACTTTTTGCTCACTGGCAACCGCCAGTTTCTGGCAGGCTATGAAAGTGCCAGACAAAGTATGCCGCATTTGCTCAGCTCGCTGGAACACAACCTGGATGACCGCTCGCAACAGCACTTGTTACAAGTGATTCATCCGCTGGTAGAAAAAAACCTGGATGACCTGGCGATACTGGCCAGCCATAGCGAGGACGAGGCGGATGAAGCGCTGATTGGCAAATTCAGTTCGCAGGGGAAAGCCTTAAATCAATTACGCGCGCACCTTAACCGCATGAGCCTGCGCGAATCAGCCATCGTCAACCAGGACAAAAAAGAGGTCATTTACGAACGAAAACGCAATTTGCGTATCACGCTGATGGCAGTGATTGCTGGGGTGGTCGGCTCACTGATTGGCGTTTGGTTATTCACACAAACAATAGTCGCCCGCGTTAAAACCATTCGCGATAGCGCCATCCATTTGGTTAAAGGAGAGCCGCTGGCCCTGCCTAGCATCAGCCGTGACGAGTTAGGTGAGCTCACCAGCGAGCTTGAGCACGCCTCACAATTATTGACCCAAAGCGCGCAAGAGGCTCACTTAGCCAGGGTAGATGCTGAAGAAGCCAGCGCCGCCAAGAGTAATTTTTTATCACGCACCAGCCACGAGCTGCGCACTCCACTCAACGCGATTTTAGGCTTTGCGCAAATTCTCGAAAACGATTTGCCTGAGGGGCGGCAAAAAGACAGTGCGACCCTGATTCATAACGCCGGCCAACACCTGCTCAAGTTAATTAACGAAGTACTGGATATTTCGCGTATTGAAAGTGGTGACATCAGCATGGCGATGGAGGTCATTGCGCTGAACAACTTGCTCGAAGAGGCTTACCACTACTTAAAACCGCTGGAAAAAGTACGCGACATCACCATAGAAAAGCATTTTGAGCCCGGGTTAAACGTGCGGGCTGACCGCCAGCGCTTGCTGCAAGTGATTTTAAACTTGCTGGCCAATGCGCTCAAATACGGGCCGGAAAACACCAGTGTCACCGTCAGCGCTTACCGCCAGCATGGCCAGATCCGGGTCGATGTACAAGACCAGGGCCAAGGCATCCCGGCTGCATTACGCTCCCGTTTATTTACTCCGTTTGACCGGCTGGGTGCTGAACGCACCGTGACCGAAGGCACCGGTTTGGGCCTGGTGCTCAGCAAGCAACTGATGGACGCCATGGGCGGCCAGATTGGCGTGGCCGAAGACCAAAGCCTGTTCTGGATCAGCCTGCCTGAATCTGAACAGGCAGCGCAACATCCAGCGCAACACACAGACACAGGCACTGAGATAAAAATACAGGCCGCGGCAACCGCCAGCCAGTCGGTTAAACGCCATATTTTGTATGTGGAGGATAACCACAGCAATCAAGCCCTGATTGAAGCCATCATGAGCAAACATCGCCACCTAAAACTGCACCTGGCGGCCAGCTTGCAGGAAAGTATGGTCTGGTTACGTGACATGCAGCCAGACTTGCTGTTACTGGACCTCAACCTGCCAGACGGCTCGGGTGAATCATTAATTCAGCATATCCAATCCAGCCGCAGCGATTTACAAGCGACGCCTATCGTGATTTTAAGTGCAGATGCCTTGCCAGAAACCATGCAGCGCCTTAATGCGCTCGGCATCACGCATTACTTCACCAAGCCGCTCAACGTGGCTGCCTTTAACCAGTTACTGTTAAAACTCCTGCCCGAGACTCCATGA
- a CDS encoding response regulator yields MNIEQLRASKILIIDDAEANLRLLEELLTKEGFEQVISTTDSTKTMDLVNAFQPDLILLDLMMPVLDGFAVLDQLSHHVGPHDFLPVLVLTADATIATRRKALALGAKDFLTKPFDHMEAMLRVWNLLETRWLFNQLKTHQPNLHLPSMHEN; encoded by the coding sequence ATGAATATTGAACAATTACGCGCCTCTAAAATTTTAATTATCGACGATGCCGAAGCCAATTTGCGGCTGCTCGAAGAGTTATTGACCAAAGAAGGCTTTGAGCAGGTGATTAGTACCACGGACTCGACCAAAACCATGGACCTGGTCAATGCTTTTCAGCCCGACCTCATTTTGCTGGATTTAATGATGCCGGTGCTGGATGGTTTTGCCGTGCTCGACCAACTCTCGCACCATGTCGGCCCACATGACTTTTTGCCCGTATTAGTGCTTACCGCAGACGCCACGATTGCCACCCGGCGCAAAGCACTGGCCCTGGGCGCCAAAGACTTTTTAACCAAGCCGTTTGACCATATGGAGGCCATGCTCAGGGTGTGGAACCTGCTCGAAACACGCTGGTTATTCAATCAACTGAAAACACACCAACCCAACTTGCACCTGCCCAGCATGCACGAAAATTAG
- a CDS encoding PepSY domain-containing protein — MPKALNTAANLFIIALFCGLMVNQPALADDDEDDVQKMSEKAKAFGLISHEDARAKALVAKPGVVKEVELERRKFRAGWDYEVEIVDSNGAEWEVYIDAKTGKVNSINRDWF; from the coding sequence ATGCCTAAAGCCTTAAACACCGCCGCCAATCTGTTTATCATCGCCCTGTTTTGCGGGCTGATGGTCAACCAGCCCGCACTGGCTGACGATGACGAAGATGACGTACAAAAGATGTCTGAAAAGGCCAAAGCCTTTGGTCTGATTTCACATGAAGATGCTCGAGCCAAAGCGCTGGTAGCCAAACCAGGTGTGGTGAAAGAGGTCGAGCTAGAGCGCAGAAAATTTCGTGCAGGCTGGGACTACGAAGTGGAAATCGTTGACAGTAACGGTGCCGAATGGGAAGTGTATATTGATGCCAAAACCGGTAAAGTGAATAGCATCAACCGCGACTGGTTTTAA
- a CDS encoding sensor histidine kinase — MKSLRRQLSLGLTLSLVGLLTLQWAVVTFTIDHLIQSQMTARMQQEAEGLLAGASVNARGQLVLEPRVMATAYQRPFSGRYFIVLLDGAAHVQSRSWWDVTLPVNALKVGEERVTHVTGPESQPLLLLGHGYRKQQRMITIYIAESLVELQQSLHLFHWLYGVFSLLGLLALLALQRWIVVNTLTPLQQIKESLARVASGELQQINAHGPAEVMPLINEFNRILKSASQKTRRSRLAIGNLAHGLKTRLAQLQLLSGSDSTAEHAELRRMVQRCSEEIYQDVERELKRARLMGDVYTSQQTDLALELPKLVAVLQKIYSEKTIAFAWQHDGQARVIIDREDMLELLGNVLDNAFKWCHGQVQLHVSVQETIHIIVEDDGPGSHAPALEALLQRGMRMDESKPGSGLGLAIVQDIVQHYHGQITLTHSKRLGGLHVNITLVPTMAGTSV, encoded by the coding sequence ATGAAATCGTTACGCAGGCAATTATCACTGGGATTAACGCTGAGCCTGGTGGGGTTGCTGACGCTGCAATGGGCGGTGGTAACGTTTACCATTGACCATTTAATCCAGTCGCAAATGACGGCGCGCATGCAACAAGAGGCCGAGGGCTTGCTGGCAGGTGCGTCGGTGAATGCGCGCGGCCAGCTAGTGCTTGAGCCGCGTGTGATGGCGACTGCTTATCAGCGCCCGTTTTCGGGCCGTTATTTTATTGTGCTGTTAGATGGCGCCGCTCACGTGCAGTCTCGCTCGTGGTGGGACGTGACTTTGCCGGTGAACGCACTCAAGGTGGGTGAAGAGCGCGTAACGCATGTGACAGGGCCCGAATCGCAACCTTTGCTGTTGCTGGGACATGGTTACCGTAAACAGCAGCGCATGATCACCATCTACATCGCAGAGAGCCTGGTCGAGCTGCAGCAAAGCCTGCACCTGTTTCATTGGCTGTATGGCGTATTCTCACTGTTGGGATTGCTGGCTTTGCTGGCGTTGCAACGCTGGATTGTGGTGAATACGCTTACCCCGTTGCAGCAAATCAAAGAAAGTCTGGCACGCGTGGCCAGTGGCGAGTTGCAGCAGATCAATGCGCACGGTCCGGCAGAGGTGATGCCGCTGATTAACGAGTTTAACCGCATCCTTAAAAGTGCCAGCCAGAAAACCCGGCGTTCGCGTCTGGCCATCGGCAACCTGGCGCATGGGCTTAAAACGCGTCTGGCCCAATTGCAGTTATTGTCTGGCAGTGACTCAACCGCAGAGCATGCCGAGTTACGGCGTATGGTGCAACGCTGTAGTGAGGAGATTTACCAGGATGTGGAGCGTGAATTAAAACGCGCGCGGCTGATGGGCGATGTGTATACCAGCCAGCAGACCGATCTGGCGCTGGAGTTGCCTAAACTGGTCGCTGTTTTGCAAAAAATTTACAGTGAAAAAACAATTGCCTTTGCCTGGCAGCACGATGGGCAGGCACGCGTGATTATAGACCGTGAAGACATGCTTGAGCTGCTGGGTAATGTGCTGGATAACGCGTTTAAATGGTGCCACGGCCAAGTGCAGTTACATGTGTCTGTGCAAGAGACGATACATATTATTGTCGAAGACGACGGCCCCGGCAGTCACGCCCCGGCCTTGGAAGCGCTGTTGCAGCGCGGCATGCGTATGGACGAATCCAAGCCAGGTAGTGGTTTGGGGCTGGCCATCGTGCAGGATATTGTGCAGCACTACCACGGCCAGATTACGCTCACGCATTCTAAGCGCTTGGGTGGTTTGCATGTCAACATAACGCTGGTACCCACCATGGCAGGCACCAGCGTTTAA
- a CDS encoding response regulator transcription factor: MRLLLVEDDALLGAQTQQALNGAGYACDWLQEGIEASIQGVLEPYDLAILDLGLPGKPGLEVLAEWRAQSCRMPVIVLTARSSWQEKVEAFNLGADDYVTKPFQLEELLARIGAVHKRTVGVVAGALVVADLKLDEQTQTIWQGETAHALTGTEFRLLRYLMLHPGRIFSKTELTEHVYAYDADKDSNVIEVYINRLRHKIGAERIQTKRGQGYVFAGVVA, from the coding sequence ATGCGTTTGTTGCTGGTAGAAGATGATGCTTTGCTAGGTGCACAGACGCAGCAGGCACTTAATGGCGCAGGTTACGCATGTGACTGGCTGCAAGAAGGCATTGAGGCCAGTATACAAGGGGTGCTTGAGCCTTATGATCTGGCGATTTTGGATTTAGGCTTGCCGGGCAAGCCAGGCCTGGAAGTGTTGGCCGAGTGGCGCGCGCAATCTTGCCGTATGCCGGTGATTGTATTAACCGCGCGCAGCAGCTGGCAAGAGAAAGTTGAAGCATTTAACCTGGGTGCCGATGATTATGTGACCAAGCCATTTCAGCTTGAGGAGTTGTTGGCCCGCATTGGTGCCGTGCATAAACGCACCGTTGGCGTGGTGGCGGGCGCACTGGTGGTAGCGGATTTAAAGCTGGACGAGCAAACACAGACAATTTGGCAAGGTGAAACCGCGCATGCGTTGACTGGCACCGAGTTTAGGTTGTTGCGTTATTTAATGTTGCATCCCGGGCGCATTTTTTCTAAAACCGAGCTGACAGAGCATGTGTATGCCTATGATGCCGATAAAGACAGCAATGTGATTGAGGTGTATATCAATCGCCTGCGTCACAAAATAGGTGCTGAGAGAATTCAGACCAAGCGTGGCCAGGGCTATGTGTTTGCAGGCGTGGTGGCATGA